In Mesoplasma florum L1, the DNA window AAACGATCAGCATATTCTGTAATTTTTAAAACTCATTGACGCATTTTACGTTTAGTTACAGGATGCTCTCCACGTTCACTAACCATTAATCCATCTTTTTCAATAATTTCATCATTAGCTAAAACAGTTCCTAATTCTTGACATCAGTTAACTTCAACATCACGGTTTTCTGCTAAACCTTTTTTATACAGTTGATTAAATATTCATTGTGTTATTTTGTAATAGTTTGGATTAGCTGTTGATATTTCTTTATCAAAATCATAACTAAATCCCATCATTTTTAATTGGCGTTTAAATGTTTTAATATTTTCTAAAGTGAAATCAATTGGATCATTACCTGTTTTTAATGCATATTGTTCTGCTGGTAATCCAAATGCATCTCAACCCATTGGGTGTAAAACATCATATCCATTCATTCTTTTATAACGAGAAAAAACATCAGTTGCAGTATAACCTTTAACATGACCAACATGAATACCTGCTCCACTTGGGTATGGGAACATATCCAATACATAAGATTTTTTATCAGATGTATTAGTTGTTTTATTTGTATTATTTTCTTCTCAATATTTTTTTCATTTCTTTTCAATCGCTTTATGTGAAAATTCCATTTTAAACTCCTTGTAAATATAAACTATTATTAATTTTACTATTTTTAAAAAATAAAAAAAGTAATAATCAAATGATTATTACTTGTGATATCTAATGGTCGGAATAATTGGACTTGAACCAACGACCTCTCCGTTATCAGCGGAGTGCTCTAACCAGCTGAGCTATATTCCGAAAACAAAAATATTGTATTATTTTTACAATATTAAGTCAATAGAAAAACATTAAATTTATATTTTTATTAAATTTATATTTCTTCTTCATATGCTGGACTATATAAAAATAATTCTTTGTTATAAGTTTTTAATACATTTTCTGTGTCCACAAAAAGAAATTTTGAATAAAAAGATTCAGTATTTCATTTCAATGGTGCAGTAACAAATGCAGCAACATATTTTGCATTTCTAATTTTTTTAAAAAAATCTTCTTTGCTTATATTTTCCGGTATCCTATTTTTTTCAAAAAGCTTATCATAATAGTCATAAATAACATTTTGCGCACTATGAATTAAATTAGCTGATGTTTCTATTTGATTAAATAAGTCTCTAGACCCAATTCCAGTAGGACTTGCTTTATTACAAATCAGATAAGTTTGATCATTATCTGCAAAAACTATTAAATCACATATTTCAACATTTTTAATAGTTATTCTATCAGCCAATATAATATCCTTGTTATCTTTTTTTGATAAAAAAGAATCATTATATTTTTTTTCATTAATTCTATGACTTTTGTTTTTAAACAATTTTTTTGCTTTATAAACATCTTCTAATTCTTTTTTGCTTTTTTCATTCAATTTTTTAAAAGATAATTTTATATGTTCATCATAGGTTTGATCTAAAATATATCACTTTCCACCGTTTAAATATATTTCTCCTTCTTGGGTAATATAAATGTAATCAATAATATTTTTCAATTTCTGTTTTTTAATTTCCTTATTTTCCTCATCGAATATTGTTATTTCTCAATTCATAAAAAAATTTCTAATTTTATTTTTTGAAAATGAAACATCCCTATTAGGTGCTTTTTCAAAATTAAATTTAACAAAATCACTGTAAATATTTTCAAATGTTGGAATTACATCATATTCCTTTCTAAATTTACCATCTCTAGATTCAATAATCCATTTAGCAGCATTAAAATAGTCAGCATAATCAGACCATGTTATAGTTATTTCTTTTTTATCAATTGTTTCAAAAATTTCATAAAATTCATCAAAGTATTTTTCATTTAAGCCATTTTCTGCAAATTCACTTACAGGTTTCCAATATGATAATCAAAGTTTAGGTTCTTTTTTAGAAATACTAGAAATACTAGAAATATATTTTTTAAATTCTTGCGGCGAAACTGATTTTTTTATTTCAAAAAAATCAGCTGCATTTATTTTGTTTTTAGAAAATTCATCTTCGCTTGTTCCCTCATCAATAATTCCTAACTCTTTTGATACATTGAAAGTTGTTTCCAAATCTAAATTTTTGATGTTATTTGAAAATTGAATTTCACTTGTTATTGTTGAATTACTTCTATTATAGTTTGTAGATTGTATTCTTTTTCCTCTTATCGGTTTTTCAACAAATTTTTGTAAAACAGGTTCAGTTCCATCATATAGTCTTGTTATAATTTCTTTTCCAAAATCTTTAACAATGAACTCACTTATATAGTTACTTGCATGACCACCTGTTGATGCATAAAGCTCATTTTCATATGCAATTAAGAAAATAAATGATACAGATGTGTTAACTAAATTATCAAAATGTTGATCTTTAAAAAAATTAGATAAACCACTCATCCATGATATTTCCGCATCTTTTATGTAGACAAGAGCAGCAATATTTTCATCATCAGATTCTTCATTATATATTCAAAAATTATTTTCAACCAAACTATTTTTATCAATTATATATTGAAAAATTAAGTCTTTAATGATTGATAGATTCATTTCTTCATTATGTCTTTGTAATTCATTTTCTCATATTTTTTTTGTATCTAATTTGTATATTCTAAAACTTTGATTCATTTGTCTCCTTTAAAATCTCTATATAATTTTAATATATTCATAATAAAAAAAGACAGCATTTGCCATCTTTTAAATATATATTGCTGAAAATATATGATTAACGTTTTGAGTATTGAGGTGCTCTACGTGCTCCACGAAGACCGTATTTTTTACGTTCTTTAATACGTGCATCACGTGTTAGTAACCCAACAGCTCTTAACCCTTTACGGTAATCTTCACTAGCTACTAATAATGCTCTAGCAATCCCTAAACGAGTTGCTCCAGCTTGACCAGTAAACCCTCCGCCTTTAACTGTAACAGTGATATCAAAATCTTTTTCTGTTCCAGTTGCTACAAGTGGTTGTTCTAAGTCTTGAACTAATGTTGGATATGGGAAGAATTCTAATGCAGGAACACCATTAACAATGATGTTTCCTTTTCCAGGAGTTAAGATAACTTGAGCTACAGAAGTTTTTCTTCTTCCAGTTCCTCTATAAATAACTTTTTCTGCCATTATTTGTTATCTCCTTTTTTTAC includes these proteins:
- a CDS encoding DUF6119 family protein → MNQSFRIYKLDTKKIWENELQRHNEEMNLSIIKDLIFQYIIDKNSLVENNFWIYNEESDDENIAALVYIKDAEISWMSGLSNFFKDQHFDNLVNTSVSFIFLIAYENELYASTGGHASNYISEFIVKDFGKEIITRLYDGTEPVLQKFVEKPIRGKRIQSTNYNRSNSTITSEIQFSNNIKNLDLETTFNVSKELGIIDEGTSEDEFSKNKINAADFFEIKKSVSPQEFKKYISSISSISKKEPKLWLSYWKPVSEFAENGLNEKYFDEFYEIFETIDKKEITITWSDYADYFNAAKWIIESRDGKFRKEYDVIPTFENIYSDFVKFNFEKAPNRDVSFSKNKIRNFFMNWEITIFDEENKEIKKQKLKNIIDYIYITQEGEIYLNGGKWYILDQTYDEHIKLSFKKLNEKSKKELEDVYKAKKLFKNKSHRINEKKYNDSFLSKKDNKDIILADRITIKNVEICDLIVFADNDQTYLICNKASPTGIGSRDLFNQIETSANLIHSAQNVIYDYYDKLFEKNRIPENISKEDFFKKIRNAKYVAAFVTAPLKWNTESFYSKFLFVDTENVLKTYNKELFLYSPAYEEEI
- the rpsI gene encoding 30S ribosomal protein S9, encoding MAEKVIYRGTGRRKTSVAQVILTPGKGNIIVNGVPALEFFPYPTLVQDLEQPLVATGTEKDFDITVTVKGGGFTGQAGATRLGIARALLVASEDYRKGLRAVGLLTRDARIKERKKYGLRGARRAPQYSKR